The following proteins come from a genomic window of Triticum aestivum cultivar Chinese Spring chromosome 6A, IWGSC CS RefSeq v2.1, whole genome shotgun sequence:
- the LOC123131314 gene encoding F-box protein PP2-B11 isoform X1, translated as MEADGNEISRLPEELLASIISRTSPPDAGRCAAVSRSFLAAADSDAVWSCFLPRDLPRFAEGVLPHAPPSKKGLFRCLSDQPALLPGKLVMTLCSLEKGLTAGWRSS; from the exons ATGGAAGCAGACGGCAACGAGATCTCGCGCCTGCCGGAGGAGCTCCTCGCGTCGATCATCTCCCGCACGTCGCCGCCGGACGCCGGACGCTGTGCCGCCGTCTCCCGCTCCTTCCTCGCCGCGGCGGATTCCGACGCCGTCTGGTCCTGCTTCCTGCCCCGCGACCTCCCACGGTTCGCTGAAGGTGTGCTCCCCCACGCGCCGCCGTCCAAGAAGGGCTTGTTCCGATGCCTCTCCGACCAACCGGCGCTCCTCCCAGGCAAGCTCGTG ATGACGTTATGCTCCCTCGAAAAAGGGTTGACGGCTGGATGGAGGTCGAGCTAG
- the LOC123131314 gene encoding F-box protein PP2-B11 isoform X2, whose translation MEADGNEISRLPEELLASIISRTSPPDAGRCAAVSRSFLAAADSDAVWSCFLPRDLPRFAEGVLPHAPPSKKGLFRCLSDQPALLPGKLVVRPYASYEL comes from the exons ATGGAAGCAGACGGCAACGAGATCTCGCGCCTGCCGGAGGAGCTCCTCGCGTCGATCATCTCCCGCACGTCGCCGCCGGACGCCGGACGCTGTGCCGCCGTCTCCCGCTCCTTCCTCGCCGCGGCGGATTCCGACGCCGTCTGGTCCTGCTTCCTGCCCCGCGACCTCCCACGGTTCGCTGAAGGTGTGCTCCCCCACGCGCCGCCGTCCAAGAAGGGCTTGTTCCGATGCCTCTCCGACCAACCGGCGCTCCTCCCAGGCAAGCTCGTG GTAAGACCATATGCCTCATACGAGCTGTGA